The Naumovozyma dairenensis CBS 421 chromosome 2, complete genome genome segment GAGCAAGAACTTTGATGGGTCATTAACCGAAGTGTTTCCTTTCTGTACTTTAGAAATATTGACTGCTTGGAAAAGTAGAGTGTCAATTTCTTCCAGCCAGGAGgttttaatttcttgtaGACCTGGAGAAGTTTCAACGCAtccatttttgaaagttaAAGTAACAATTTTTTCCGTAAACTGTAAGTTCTTCAGTTGTTGCTTAAGAAAGTCATAAACCAGTTCTGATATTATACTATCGAGATATATTTCATAATTCGTCACGTCCTCAGAAGAAATATAAGGGATGGCATCGACCAGTGAACGAACTTGTGGAATGATTTTCTCGATGTCTTTTAGGCTAGTGGAGTTACTAACGGCAGATTCGAATAACACTTTTAATTTATCctctaattcttcaaaaaatggaaatttatttaatacaTGGGAAATTCTATCTTCCAGCTCTATTATAAAATCTGATTGACTAACGTCCCCATCCAGTGATCGATTTATCGTAAACAATGAACTCCATGGTGTCGTGACAGCGACTTCTATAAGGTCCCATATCAGTTGTATAtcttttttaaaaattggATTAGTATATTTACAAGTTcttaattcatttaaaagaGAATAAAACGTTTGGATCTGTTccaatatttgaattgCATGAGGGCAAATGTGTTTATTTGAGTTTGTAACGTTGATGATATGCAATGGGATATCATGATCCATATATTGGAGATATCTAACATCTTTGAGTATGGTTACTATTGTAAAATCAAAGTTCACTTGCAACTGAAAACTATTtttgtcttcttttaatatctttatgACAGATACATCTTGTATGTCAGATAATTGTTTAGGGAAACCTTGTATCCAATTTTCTATACGATACTCAGGGCCTAAGCTTTTTTCCATGGTTAAATActtattgaagataaagGAACCATCACTAGTATCTCTCCAATCCTTCCctaataaatattccattctttttattatacGTTCGATACGAACTTTGATTTGATAGTCATTATTAATAGCGACTCCTAAAGGCGATATCTCCCCTATACGCGCTACACCCTCGATCCCTTTGCTCAGTAAATGTTTATCTTCCAAAAGAGCgatttctttcttaatagagttttgaagaaactgttgatattttttgatttgaaattttattctAGGATTAACATCCATGAGTGGCTTAAACCTCAGTAATTCTTGGATTATTTCCTCAGATGCGGTTTTACCAGCTAAAGTactttttaatatatttataagTTTTTTTTCCAGTTCAATGAGCCGTCTTTGATAGAATGAATGAGCGGCATTCCAATCAGAAAGGaaagtttctttttgtAGGCCAACCTTTGTCAATGGATAATAGAGTTGTTGTAAGTCAGTATCATAACCTTCATAGTTTATTCGGGTCAACACTTTCTGAAGTTTACTATGCTGTTTTCTAAGATCCCTCATATCTTTGGTATTTTTTCTGATGTTGGATAATATGtaattaaatgatttagGTAATATAACGGATTCTGACGATTTCCTTTTTGATTCACGAAGAAACAAAAGGCAATCTTGTAATACTTCATCccatttttccaaaatagtAGAGGTAGaattcatatattttttaaatgaaGTATATGGCGCATTAAACGCACCTGATATCAATTCTAGTAGTTttataattaattgatttgatATATCTTGAATTAGCAATAATGATCTTTCTATTGGATACTTTGTATACCTCAGTTTATGGAATGTCAAATGTATATCTTCAACTACCGTGTCTATTTGCTCGAATGTGTttgaattatcaaaaaattcTTTGGGGAATGACGTTAAGAATTTAATGTAGTCCCTCAGCAGCTTCAACTTTTCAGATACAGGGGTAAGCAAAATAGCATCATCGATTAAATGTACTCTTTTTGCATGTAGTAATATCTGTAGAGTTATCATAATATCGGGGGTGCCTAACTGGGTTAAAAGGTCAGATAAACTAGCTTCCATGTGCGACCAGAGTTGTAATTCACTGTTTagagaaatatttttcacatTAGGAGTAATGGATATAAATGCTGATATTTCCTTATGCCATTTATTAACTTTACTTTGTAGTTCATTGAGAAAACTAAAGTCATCTAGGCGAGATTGTTCAAGGTATTCTTGCCATGTGTCAATATCGGCTCCTTCAGAAATGATTGCACTTATATAATCATCTACGTCGTCTATGATTTGTGGTGGTTGAGGTATAACTTGAGTATTTTCTAACGCAACAGATTTCGTCACATTGAACATTGAtccaattttgaaattgagCATTGTAATCAAAGATTCATAATTCTCCGATTGTGGTAGGAAGAGAGCTGATAATTGAGAGGTGAGAGGTTTCTGCACATCTATTGTGTCCCTGTTTTTGATGATCAGGACCAATGAATGTATTCCTTCTTCAGccatattatttgatgaaagACATTCGGAACCCGCTATTATGGTAAAATCATTGTTTGACTCGTTTACATTTATCAATATTGTATTAGCATTTATAGAATTAAGGTCTGGATTCAGAAATGAGCTTAAATTAGGAGTATATTTCTCCgttattttaatttttataatGTCCTTTTGATTGTTTATTTCGCCATCGACTATTTTATGAACGATAAGATTAGCACAGAAATCGACTAACTCTTCAAAGAGCTGTTCTTCCATATCGTATTTATAGACGTGATTAATCGGGCTTCCTTAGATTGGCAGactttttctctttttgttcttgatttGATTATAAGAGCAACCTATGTATGGAGAGTATTGTAAAggtttgtttatttatttatgtttatttaCAGTGTAAATTTAACAGATCCAACATCTCCGAGAATAATGGCGGCTCGAGCAATTATGGTTTTGAGCCGCTAATTACAAGGGAAGTTATAGGCAATTAAGAATTAGGGAATGAAAGACTACAAAAGAAGGACCCCAACATCCTATATATGAAAGGATAGAATATATTGGGTAGGCTGATGAACACAGAGATTAATATAATTAActaataccaataatattataataaaaaaaaagggcTAAGCAAAACGGCATGACAATAGAGGAACCGAAAAGAACAGACAATCTTACTCTATACTCGAAGAAAGAACATCTTTATAACcaatcaatttcttcagaaGTTGCATCAACAACCCCCTCTATAGAGGAAAAGTGGAAACCGAAGTTGTCCTCAGCATTTGCGAGAACTTTATCTAGTATCCCTAGTTATgaacaaatgaaaaaagatcACAAAGTGGCAGACTACCACTTAAAGATTGTCGTAGTGGGAGACGGTAACGTTGGAAAGACGTGTCTATTGATATCTTAtgtaaataatgaatttccTACAGATTATATACCTACTGTGTTCGAGAACTATGTGACAAGTGTAAATATGCCTAATCGAGAAGTGATTGAGTTAGCATTATGGGATACAGCAGGCCAAGAAGAATACAACAGACTGAGGCCCCTTTCATATACAGATGTTGATGTATTGATGGTATGTTATAGTGTGGATAATAAAACGTCCTTAGAGCATGTAGAAGAATTGTGGTTCCCCGAGGTTAGACATTTTTGTGGGAAGACTCCCGTTATGCTTATTGGACTGAAATCAGATTTATATGCTGAAGATAAAGGGGAGGGTCTTGTTGAAACCAAACATGCCGAATTAATAGCTAAGAAGATGGGTGCATTTGTCCATCTTCAATGTTCAGCCAAGTCAAGGGACAATGTTGAAGAAGTGTTCAACAAAGCCATCGAGATTGTTCTCGGTGATTCTCGTGGGGATGGCAAAGCATCGAATTCTGTCTTGAAAAATCcgtttaaaaaaaatgtatcaaaaagaagaagcaaTTTGGCCACAAGTTATGATATTAAAGTGGATAAACCTGTCCGAGCTAAAAATGAACGATTTAAAGGTTCCAGATGTATCATAACTTAGATCTTGGTATAAAAAAGCAATGCTACAGCttatattcatatattaACATGATTCCCCGAAGGTAAAAAGTAAGAGATGGTATATAAAAACTCGAATAATTAATGTCAAAGGAAATTAAAACATCCGTAAAAGGTCtaataattaataactaatatgtataatttattatatataagaCTATGTCACCTTATGCACATGATACTGGTTCCTATCCTTATGGATTGCTCAACTTGAAGTGTTATTGTCCATTTTTTTGCTACATTTCCCACTATAAACATCGTTAACGTTAACTTATGactataaataaataataacgtGCGCGAAGATTAGGATTCCAATTATACGCGGAGAAAATTTTCTGTCACAGATGCAGTGTTGACaaaatagaagaaaataacaTTCATCGAATTCTTCATCTCATCGCTTACTAAATAACTCAACGGATCAACCTTTTAACCCATAACGTGATACAAATAAGAGCCATATAATCAAACATGGAATTATTTAAGAGAGGCTCGTCGAAATTACTTAGGTTTCTTCGTCTTCAGAAACCTACAACTATGCCAacatcttcctcttcttctccaGTATCAGTTCCTCATACTGAAAAAACTAATCTAAACCCAAAAAGATCGTTATCAAAAGTATCCACCGCTGAATCTACAAAAATCCCAAAAAACAAGAGCTCAAANAAAAAGATAAAACTTAAAAAATACAGGACTAAGAAAGTTGATCCCACGTCACCTTTAGGAGTATTACagtttgaaattgatgagTTATTATCTGAACAAAATTTAACTCGTGAAcaaatttcaaacaatGTTACCTCAattttaaatgattttCCTAAATATGATGGTCCTATAACAAAACAATATCATCGTGAAGTTAGAAATGTCAAAGTTTTAAAATTAAGTTCCAACGGTGATGGTCTAGCTATTATCGATAACCCTGTTGAGAAAGACAAGAAGCAAATTGTTACCATCCCATTCGGTTTGCCTGATGATGTTGTTGATATCAAAGTGTTTAAAACACACCCAACTTATGTGGAAAGTGATCTTCTAAATGTTGTGGagaaatcattaattagGAAAGACGAATTAATCaaagataaatattttggtaAAGCATCAAGCAGTCAAtatgatttcttaaattaCCAAACACAGTTGgagataaagaaaaatactATTTATAACGcttataaatatttttctccTAATCTGTTGTCTGAAGGATTATTACCGGATATCAGTGATACTGTCGCTTCACCTTTACAATATGGTTATAGGACTAAGATAACTCCACATTTTGATGTGCCAAGAAGGTTGAAAACTTTAGAGGAGAGACCACCTTTAGGATTTGGACAAAAGGGAAGACCAAAATGGAGAAAAGAAACTCTTCATGTAGGTGGTGATGGACCGATTTTAGATATTGAAGAGTGTTCCTTGGCCACTGACATTATAAATATTGGTTTGAGAAATGAAAGAAGGAGGTTTGCagatgaatttaaaaaatacaaGAAAGGAGCAACATTCTTATTAAGAGAAAACACAATTATTTTGGATCCATCAAAGGATATAGACGAACAACTAGGCGAAGGGTCTAGAGATGAAAACGGTAAAGTTAGCTTTATTGAAGTCGATGACAAAAAGCATAACGTTAAATTGGCTAAGACATGTGTTACTCATCAAAGACAAATCGTGACAGAATATGTCGATGGGTACACCTTCAACTTTACAGCAGGtgaatttttccaaaataacaattcaattttaCCCGTAGTTACTAAATATGTTCGTGATAACTTACAACTTCCAAACTCGAAAGAAAATGAACCACGTTACTTAGTTGATGCCTACTGTGGATCCGGTTTATTCAGTATTTGTAGTTCCAAAGGTGTTGACAGAGTTATTGGTGTAGAAATATCAGCGGATAGTGTTTCTTTCGCAGAAAAGAATGCTAAGGCAAATGGGATTAAGAATTGTAAATTCATTGCTGGTAAAGCAGAAAAACTCtttgaatcaattgatACACCAAATGACAAAACGTCAGTTATTTTAGATCCTCCAAGAAAAGGATGTGATGATATCTTTTTAAAGCAATTGTCAACATATTATCCTGCAAGAATTGTCtatatttcttgtaatGTACATTCACAAGCCAAAGATATTGAATACTTCATCAAAGAAACTGAAATGGGTCACAATTATAAAGTGGAAAGTATTAGAggttttgattttttcccTCAAACACATCATGTAGAAAGTGTTGCTGTTTTGacaagaatataatttttgcCCGATTTTTTGGACTTTTTATAGActatgtattattattattgttattttgtatattatatcaGGTTAATTTACATGACATAACATTCTTCAACTGGATCCTCTGTTATAAAATATCTTACTGTCTTGATCGACGAATTAGTGGATGGATTTAAGAATGGTTTATTTTTACATATTGTTCATCATCCCGGTCGGGAAGACAGTCAAAAGATAAATGAAACATCAGTacattttgaaaacatCACCCATACATATCaaaacatttttttctaaaaaattatcGATCCTGCTCAAATTTACCGTATGAGATGATGAGCATGTCCGTAATAtcagaaaataatgaaccTTGAAAGGCCAACCTATACAAGAATTTCAATAGGAAATGTTAAGATATGATACATTTTAGAGATTTTAAGAGGGCAACGAAACGTAACCGAAAGAAGCCAATATGGAAAACGATAAGGGTCAATTAGTATGTTAATTGCTCGAAATTCTAAACTAGCTAGTCCAACTATTCACGATGTACCATGTTATTGAGAATGATAGGATTTTACATAATATACGGCAGCACCAATAGGCAAACTAAGGATATGCATTAACTGTTTGAAGAATAATCGTTAATAGTATCCCGTGAAACCACTAGAGTCTATAAGAAAGAGATGGGgttgattttttcataaTGATACATTTACTCTCCAAAACTAATCAAAGAATGCACGAGATCTCCTAAACTCGTAGATAACCAACCAAACAACGCCACAAGTTATGACATTTTGGCTAGACTATCTATGAAATATCCTCACATAAGTTATTATGTTCATATCTTTACTAACAAAcgattttttgaatttttaatttcaatttattcctttttttttaggTTCGAACTTTATGTTCCAAGAAAATGTTCTGCCACTAACAGAATTATCAAGGCTGATGATCATGCCTCTGTTCAAATCAACATTGCCAAGGTTGACGAAGAAGGCCGTGCCATCCCAGGTGAATACATCACATACGCTTTAGCCGGTACTGTCAGAGCCAGAGGTGAAGCTGATGACTCTTTGAACAGATTGGCTCAAAACGACGGTTTGTTGAAGAACGTCTGGTCTTACTCCCGTTAAGATattccaataaatttttacTATTATATTTCGTTCCTTTTTTAAAAACATAATACACATTGTTCATTAAGACAAGTAGGAAATACTTGTATTAATGATCTTTATAAATTTATAGTCTATCTCAACATAcgtatcattattattattattattattatcattattattattattgcaTTGTTTTTACTAGCAGTATGAGTCTGctttttgaatataaaataacTAAACGTAGTTTACCAAGCACAGATGTTGTCTAGCGGTTAGTTCCTGTTGCCTGGACAGTTTCCCGAAAGAGGAATTACCTTTGACAGTTCTTAGTTTCCCCGCAGAAAGAGATCTGTTTGAAGCTCTCGGTACGTTTTTTTCCATCTTTTGAGAGACTGCACTTTGCCGAAAACGGACAAGGGGTTAAAGAATTAGTCGAAAGGTAAACTCAATGTTTACCTTTTTGAACGCTACGTTAAGTTCTCTTTGAAACCTTAATTTTTGGGTAAGGTAGTGGGAAGAATTGGACATATCTAACGACAGCAACAATGTTCCTCGAATTTTTGTTGACTGTTTTCAAGAAACTATATAACAGGAATAGACAGAATCTCACTTAAGTACTTGTTATTCTCTGCTTAAACCTTACGGTTCTTGAGTAGAGTCCATATTAGCAGTCTCTACAAACAACAATTTCCATTTTATGAAATATGACAACTAAAAACTTGGCAATCGCAACATTACTGTACTCTCCAGATTATTTGCCAGGTACTTTTACCCTGGGCCA includes the following:
- the RHO4 gene encoding Rho family GTPase RHO4 (similar to Saccharomyces cerevisiae RHO4 (YKR055W); ancestral locus Anc_1.215), whose protein sequence is MTIEEPKRTDNLTLYSKKEHLYNQSISSEVASTTPSIEEKWKPKLSSAFARTLSSIPSYEQMKKDHKVADYHLKIVVVGDGNVGKTCLLISYVNNEFPTDYIPTVFENYVTSVNMPNREVIELALWDTAGQEEYNRLRPLSYTDVDVLMVCYSVDNKTSLEHVEELWFPEVRHFCGKTPVMLIGLKSDLYAEDKGEGLVETKHAELIAKKMGAFVHLQCSAKSRDNVEEVFNKAIEIVLGDSRGDGKASNSVLKNPFKKNVSKRRSNLATSYDIKVDKPVRAKNERFKGSRCIIT
- the TRM2 gene encoding tRNA (uracil(54)-C(5))-methyltransferase (similar to Saccharomyces cerevisiae TRM2 (YKR056W); ancestral locus Anc_1.214), whose amino-acid sequence is MELFKRGSSKLLRFLRLQKPTTMPTSSSSSPVSVPHTEKTNLNPKRSLSKVSTAESTKIPKNKSSXKKIKLKKYRTKKVDPTSPLGVLQFEIDELLSEQNLTREQISNNVTSILNDFPKYDGPITKQYHREVRNVKVLKLSSNGDGLAIIDNPVEKDKKQIVTIPFGLPDDVVDIKVFKTHPTYVESDLLNVVEKSLIRKDELIKDKYFGKASSSQYDFLNYQTQLEIKKNTIYNAYKYFSPNLLSEGLLPDISDTVASPLQYGYRTKITPHFDVPRRLKTLEERPPLGFGQKGRPKWRKETLHVGGDGPILDIEECSLATDIINIGLRNERRRFADEFKKYKKGATFLLRENTIILDPSKDIDEQLGEGSRDENGKVSFIEVDDKKHNVKLAKTCVTHQRQIVTEYVDGYTFNFTAGEFFQNNNSILPVVTKYVRDNLQLPNSKENEPRYLVDAYCGSGLFSICSSKGVDRVIGVEISADSVSFAEKNAKANGIKNCKFIAGKAEKLFESIDTPNDKTSVILDPPRKGCDDIFLKQLSTYYPARIVYISCNVHSQAKDIEYFIKETEMGHNYKVESIRGFDFFPQTHHVESVAVLTRI
- the RPS21A gene encoding 40S ribosomal eS21 domain-containing protein (similar to Saccharomyces cerevisiae RPS21B (YJL136C) and RPS21A (YKR057W); ancestral locus Anc_1.213), which codes for MKYPHISYYVHIFTNKRFFEFLISIYSFFFRFELYVPRKCSATNRIIKADDHASVQINIAKVDEEGRAIPGEYITYALAGTVRARGEADDSLNRLAQNDGLLKNVWSYSR